Proteins from one Pseudomonas sp. KBS0710 genomic window:
- a CDS encoding sorbosone dehydrogenase family protein, producing the protein MHKTRLALLIMLAGTLAACGESSTLQVSDGTGPSPKLPEPNKTLIPTVNIAPAIGWPAGAKPTAAAGTQVAAFAEGLDHPRWLYVLPNGDVLVAETNSPPKPDDATGIRGWVMEKVMGRAGAGVPSPNRITLLRDADHDGVAETRTVFLENLNSPFGMTLVGNDLYVADSDKLLRFPYQPGETAIKAAGTKVVDLPGGSINHHWTKNVVASKDGSKLYVSVGSNSNVGENGLEAEQGRAAIWEVDRATGEHRIFASGLRNPNGMAWEPQSGKLWTAVNERDEIGSDLVPDYITSVKDGAFYGWPFSYYGQHVDVRVSPQNLDLVAKAIAPDYAVGPHTASLGLTFAEGSKLPAQFSNGAFIGQHGSWNRKPHSGYKVIFVPFEGGQPKGQPVDVLTGFLNKDEKAMGRPVGVVIDQQGDLLVADDVGNKVWRVSAVK; encoded by the coding sequence ATGCACAAAACCAGACTCGCCTTACTGATCATGCTCGCTGGCACCCTCGCCGCCTGCGGTGAAAGCTCTACCCTGCAGGTCTCGGACGGCACCGGGCCATCGCCCAAACTGCCGGAGCCGAACAAAACCCTGATCCCCACCGTCAACATCGCCCCGGCGATCGGCTGGCCGGCAGGCGCCAAGCCGACAGCCGCTGCCGGCACTCAAGTGGCGGCGTTTGCCGAAGGCCTGGATCACCCGCGCTGGCTCTACGTTTTGCCTAACGGTGATGTGCTGGTCGCCGAAACCAATTCGCCACCCAAACCGGATGACGCCACCGGCATTCGTGGCTGGGTGATGGAGAAGGTCATGGGCCGCGCTGGCGCGGGCGTGCCAAGCCCGAACCGCATCACACTGCTGCGCGATGCCGACCATGATGGTGTGGCCGAGACGCGCACAGTGTTTCTGGAGAACCTCAACTCGCCGTTTGGCATGACGCTGGTGGGTAACGACCTGTACGTCGCCGATTCGGACAAGCTGCTGCGCTTCCCTTATCAGCCGGGTGAAACCGCGATCAAGGCAGCCGGCACCAAGGTGGTCGACCTGCCGGGCGGTAGCATCAATCACCACTGGACCAAAAACGTGGTGGCCAGCAAGGACGGCAGCAAGCTGTATGTGAGTGTGGGCTCCAACAGCAACGTCGGCGAAAACGGCCTGGAAGCGGAACAAGGCCGCGCGGCAATCTGGGAAGTCGACCGCGCCACGGGCGAGCATCGGATTTTCGCTTCCGGCCTGCGCAACCCCAACGGCATGGCTTGGGAACCGCAGAGCGGCAAGCTGTGGACGGCGGTTAACGAGCGCGATGAGATTGGCAGCGACCTGGTGCCGGACTACATCACCTCGGTCAAGGATGGCGCTTTCTATGGCTGGCCCTTCAGCTACTACGGCCAACATGTAGACGTGCGCGTCTCACCGCAAAACCTCGACCTGGTCGCCAAGGCCATCGCCCCGGACTATGCCGTTGGGCCGCACACCGCGTCACTGGGGCTGACGTTTGCCGAGGGCAGCAAACTCCCGGCGCAATTCAGCAACGGCGCATTTATTGGCCAGCATGGTTCGTGGAACCGTAAACCGCACAGTGGCTACAAGGTGATCTTCGTGCCGTTCGAGGGCGGGCAACCCAAAGGGCAGCCGGTGGATGTGCTGACCGGATTCCTCAATAAAGACGAGAAAGCCATGGGCCGGCCGGTGGGCGTGGTGATTGATCAGCAAGGGGATTTGCTGGTGGCCGATGATGTGGGGAATAAGGTGTGGCGGGTGTCGGCGGTTAAATAG
- the cobO gene encoding cob(I)yrinic acid a,c-diamide adenosyltransferase, which translates to MTDSPDRDERHLARMLRKKAVIDERIANSPNECGLLLVLTGNGKGKSSSAFGMLARAMGHGMQCGVVQFIKGRNSTGEELFFRRFPEQVRFHVMGEGFTWETQDRQRDIAAAEAAWAVSRELLQDPSIGLVVLDELNIALKHGYLDLDQVLSDLQARPPMQHVVVTGRGAKPELIEMGDTVTEMGMLKHAFQAGIKAQKGVEL; encoded by the coding sequence ATGACTGATTCCCCCGACCGCGACGAGCGCCACCTGGCGCGCATGCTGCGCAAAAAAGCCGTGATCGACGAGCGTATCGCCAATTCCCCCAACGAATGCGGCCTGCTGCTGGTGTTGACCGGTAACGGCAAAGGCAAAAGCAGCTCGGCGTTCGGCATGCTCGCCCGCGCCATGGGCCACGGCATGCAGTGCGGCGTGGTGCAGTTCATCAAGGGGCGCAACAGCACCGGCGAAGAACTGTTCTTCCGGCGCTTCCCCGAGCAAGTGCGCTTCCATGTGATGGGCGAAGGCTTCACCTGGGAAACCCAGGACCGCCAGCGCGACATCGCCGCCGCCGAAGCTGCCTGGGCGGTTTCCCGCGAATTGCTGCAAGACCCGTCCATCGGCCTGGTGGTGCTGGACGAGCTGAACATCGCCCTCAAGCACGGCTACCTCGATCTGGACCAGGTACTCAGCGACCTGCAAGCCCGCCCGCCAATGCAGCACGTGGTGGTCACCGGCCGTGGCGCCAAGCCTGAACTGATCGAAATGGGCGACACCGTCACCGAAATGGGCATGCTCAAACACGCGTTCCAGGCCGGTATCAAGGCACAGAAGGGCGTCGAACTTTGA
- a CDS encoding cobyrinate a,c-diamide synthase, with amino-acid sequence MNQPRRCPAVLIAAPASGQGKTTVTAALARLHRNLGRKVRVFKCGPDFLDPMIHERASGAPVYQLDMWMVGEQESRRLLWEAAGEADLILIEGVMGLFDGTPSSADLARHFGVPVLGVIDGTAMAQTFGALALGLARYQPDLPFAGVLANRVGTLRHAQLLEGSLTEGLRWYGALSRETGIELPSRHLGLVQASELNDLDARLDAAAQALGSSCEVALPPPVTFAAPKVIEAEPLLAGVRIAVARDEAFAFTYGASLDLLRAMGAELKFFSPIHDRQLPDADSLYLPGGYPELHHQALSENTSMLEAIRAHHGAGKPLLAECGGMLYLLDSLTDVDGTRAELVGLLQGDAVMQKKLAALALQSVELPEGVLRGHTYHHSLTSTEWQPIARGLSPNGGRGAEAVYRQGRMTASYVHFYFPSNPTAVAALFAPVMSNAFASKPAPTGECIPNVGAGLLAKRP; translated from the coding sequence TTGAATCAGCCCCGTCGTTGCCCAGCCGTATTGATCGCCGCTCCGGCGTCCGGCCAGGGCAAAACCACCGTCACCGCCGCGCTTGCCCGCTTGCACCGCAACCTGGGGCGCAAGGTGCGCGTGTTCAAATGTGGGCCGGATTTTCTCGACCCGATGATCCACGAGCGCGCCAGCGGTGCACCGGTGTATCAGTTGGACATGTGGATGGTGGGCGAGCAGGAAAGCCGCCGCTTGCTGTGGGAAGCGGCGGGCGAGGCTGACCTTATCCTCATTGAAGGCGTGATGGGGTTGTTTGATGGCACGCCGTCAAGCGCCGACCTGGCGCGGCACTTTGGTGTGCCGGTGCTCGGGGTTATCGACGGAACTGCGATGGCGCAGACCTTCGGCGCCCTGGCCTTGGGCCTGGCGCGTTATCAGCCGGACCTGCCGTTCGCCGGCGTGCTGGCCAATCGCGTCGGCACCTTGCGTCATGCGCAACTGCTCGAAGGCAGCCTCACTGAAGGCCTGCGCTGGTACGGCGCGTTGTCCCGCGAAACGGGGATTGAATTACCGAGTCGTCACCTGGGCCTGGTGCAAGCCAGCGAACTCAATGACCTCGATGCGCGCCTGGATGCCGCAGCCCAGGCACTGGGCAGCAGCTGCGAAGTGGCGTTGCCGCCGCCGGTGACGTTCGCCGCACCCAAAGTGATCGAGGCTGAGCCGCTGCTGGCCGGCGTGCGCATCGCGGTGGCCCGTGATGAAGCCTTCGCCTTCACTTACGGCGCGAGCCTTGACCTGCTGCGGGCAATGGGCGCAGAGCTGAAGTTTTTCTCGCCGATCCACGATCGCCAATTGCCCGACGCCGACAGCCTCTACCTGCCCGGCGGCTACCCCGAATTGCATCACCAGGCACTGTCTGAAAACACCTCGATGCTTGAGGCAATCCGCGCCCATCATGGGGCCGGCAAACCGCTGCTGGCTGAATGTGGCGGCATGCTCTACCTGCTGGATTCGCTCACCGATGTGGACGGCACCCGTGCCGAACTGGTCGGCCTGCTGCAAGGCGATGCGGTGATGCAAAAGAAACTCGCCGCCCTGGCCCTGCAAAGTGTCGAGTTGCCCGAAGGCGTGCTGCGTGGCCATACCTATCATCATTCCCTGACCAGCACCGAATGGCAGCCGATTGCCCGTGGCCTGAGCCCCAATGGCGGGCGCGGGGCCGAGGCGGTGTATCGGCAGGGGCGGATGACGGCTTCTTATGTGCACTTTTATTTTCCGTCGAATCCGACGGCGGTGGCCGCACTCTTTGCGCCTGTCATGAGCAACGCCTTCGCGAGCAAGCCCGCTCCCACAGGAGAATGCATTCCAAATGTGGGAGCGGGCTTGCTCGCGAAGAGGCCATGA
- the bluB gene encoding 5,6-dimethylbenzimidazole synthase has translation MTDNQYPQADRDAVYRAIAERRDMRHFTGGTVAPELLHRLLQAAHQAPSVGLMQPWRFIRISDRQLRGKIQQLVEQERVRTAEALGERSDEFMKLKVEGIHDCAEVLVAALMDDRERHIFGRRTLPEMDMASLSCAIQNLWLAARVEGIGMGWVSMFEPRALADLLGLPPGAKPLAVLCLGPVAEFYPAPMLQLEGWTEPRPLSDMLYENVWGVSQ, from the coding sequence ATGACGGACAACCAATACCCCCAAGCCGACCGCGACGCCGTCTACCGCGCCATCGCCGAACGCCGCGACATGCGCCACTTCACCGGCGGCACGGTCGCGCCCGAATTGCTGCACCGCCTGCTGCAGGCCGCTCACCAGGCGCCCAGTGTGGGCCTGATGCAGCCCTGGCGGTTTATCCGCATCAGCGACCGTCAACTGCGTGGGAAAATCCAGCAGTTGGTGGAACAGGAACGTGTGCGCACCGCCGAAGCCTTGGGCGAGCGCTCCGATGAGTTCATGAAGCTCAAGGTCGAAGGTATCCACGACTGCGCCGAAGTCTTGGTGGCCGCACTGATGGACGACCGCGAGCGCCACATCTTTGGTCGACGCACCTTGCCGGAGATGGACATGGCGTCGTTGTCCTGTGCGATCCAGAACCTCTGGCTGGCCGCCCGTGTCGAGGGCATCGGCATGGGCTGGGTCTCGATGTTCGAGCCACGGGCGCTGGCCGACCTGCTGGGCCTGCCGCCCGGCGCCAAACCCCTGGCCGTGTTGTGCCTGGGCCCGGTGGCCGAGTTCTACCCGGCACCGATGTTGCAACTCGAAGGTTGGACCGAACCACGGCCGCTGAGTGACATGTTGTATGAAAATGTGTGGGGAGTGAGTCAATGA
- the cbiB gene encoding adenosylcobinamide-phosphate synthase CbiB, whose protein sequence is MSVALLCVAAVALDALLGEPRRWHPLVAFGNFAGRIEQRFNTGGRGWRSHGVTAWFIAVVPLTLLATALSWAPYIGWVLEILALYLALGMRSLGEHVIPVAQALRSGDLDEARKRVSYLVSRQTSELDSTEVARAATESVLENGSDAVFAALFWFVVAGVPGVVLYRLSNTLDAMWGYRNERFERFGWAAAKIDDVLNYIPARLVALTYAILGKTRLALKCWRTQGPTWDSPNAGPVMAAGAGALGVELGGAAIYHGELHQRPQLGEGPAADADAIDRGWQLVQRGVWLWLLILCAGAQLYA, encoded by the coding sequence ATGAGTGTGGCCTTGCTGTGTGTCGCTGCGGTGGCGCTGGATGCGCTGCTGGGCGAACCCAGGCGCTGGCATCCGCTGGTGGCGTTCGGCAATTTCGCCGGGCGCATCGAGCAACGTTTCAACACCGGTGGCCGTGGCTGGCGCAGCCACGGCGTGACCGCATGGTTTATCGCCGTGGTGCCGCTGACGCTGCTGGCCACCGCGTTGTCCTGGGCGCCCTATATCGGCTGGGTCCTGGAAATTCTGGCGTTGTACCTGGCGCTCGGCATGCGCAGCCTGGGTGAGCATGTGATTCCGGTTGCCCAGGCGTTGCGCAGCGGTGATCTGGATGAAGCGCGCAAGCGCGTGAGTTATCTGGTCAGCCGCCAGACCAGCGAGCTGGACAGCACCGAAGTCGCCCGCGCCGCCACCGAGTCAGTGCTGGAGAACGGCAGCGACGCGGTATTTGCCGCATTGTTCTGGTTTGTGGTCGCCGGTGTGCCGGGCGTGGTGCTGTACCGCCTGAGCAACACCCTGGATGCCATGTGGGGCTATCGCAACGAACGCTTCGAGCGCTTCGGCTGGGCAGCCGCCAAGATCGACGATGTGCTCAACTATATTCCTGCACGGCTGGTGGCGCTGACCTACGCCATTTTGGGCAAAACCCGCTTGGCGCTTAAATGCTGGCGCACCCAAGGCCCGACCTGGGACAGTCCCAACGCGGGCCCGGTGATGGCGGCCGGTGCTGGCGCCTTGGGCGTCGAGCTGGGTGGCGCGGCGATTTATCACGGCGAGCTGCATCAGCGTCCGCAGTTGGGCGAAGGCCCGGCCGCCGATGCCGACGCCATCGACCGTGGCTGGCAACTGGTGCAGCGCGGCGTATGGTTATGGCTGTTGATCCTGTGCGCGGGGGCGCAATTGTATGCTTGA
- the cobD gene encoding threonine-phosphate decarboxylase CobD, whose translation MLEHGGRLRKAVIEYGIAEADWLDLSSGLAPWPWPIPEIPLRAWARLPETDDGLEKAACDYYGAAHLLPVPGSQAAIQLLPRLRRSGKVGVLSPCYAEHAEAWRRAGYVVREVQEQEVDFFLDSLDVLVVVNPNNPTGLSLSPQRLLDWHARLAQRGGWLVVDEAFMDVTPQLSLASHTHHVGLIVLRSFGKFFGLAGVRLGFVLAERRLLRLLAEQVGPWAVSGPTRVLGQVCLRDTAGQVRQRERCIEAAQRLFDLLERHGFQPHGGCALFQWLITPHAERMHEFMAQRGILLRLFVHDSSLRLGLPDTEADWLRLDEALAAYKGAT comes from the coding sequence ATGCTTGAGCATGGTGGGCGCCTGCGTAAGGCGGTGATTGAGTACGGGATTGCCGAGGCCGATTGGCTCGACCTGTCCAGTGGCCTCGCGCCCTGGCCCTGGCCGATCCCCGAGATCCCGCTGCGGGCCTGGGCGCGTTTGCCGGAAACCGACGACGGCCTGGAAAAGGCCGCCTGCGACTATTACGGCGCCGCCCACCTGCTGCCGGTGCCGGGCTCCCAGGCGGCGATCCAGCTGCTGCCGCGCCTGCGTCGTTCGGGCAAGGTTGGCGTGTTGTCACCCTGTTACGCCGAGCACGCCGAAGCCTGGCGCCGCGCCGGGTACGTGGTGCGCGAAGTGCAGGAGCAGGAAGTCGACTTCTTTCTCGACAGCCTCGACGTGCTGGTGGTGGTCAACCCCAACAACCCCACCGGCCTGAGCCTGAGCCCGCAACGCCTGCTGGACTGGCACGCGCGGCTGGCGCAGCGCGGCGGCTGGCTGGTGGTGGACGAGGCGTTCATGGACGTTACGCCGCAACTGAGCCTGGCCAGCCACACCCACCATGTCGGCCTGATCGTATTGCGCTCGTTCGGCAAGTTCTTCGGCCTTGCCGGCGTGCGCCTGGGCTTTGTGCTGGCCGAGCGCCGGTTGCTCAGGCTGCTGGCCGAACAGGTCGGTCCCTGGGCTGTCAGCGGGCCGACCCGCGTGCTTGGCCAGGTGTGCCTGCGCGATACGGCCGGGCAGGTTCGCCAGCGTGAGCGCTGTATCGAAGCAGCGCAGCGCCTGTTTGACTTGCTCGAACGCCACGGCTTTCAACCCCACGGTGGCTGTGCCCTGTTCCAGTGGTTGATCACCCCGCACGCCGAACGCATGCATGAATTCATGGCCCAGCGCGGCATTTTGCTGCGCCTGTTTGTCCATGACAGCAGCCTGCGCCTTGGCCTGCCCGATACCGAGGCGGATTGGCTGCGACTCGACGAAGCCCTGGCTGCCTACAAGGGAGCAACATGA
- a CDS encoding cobyric acid synthase — MSTLMVQGTTSDAGKSTLVTALCRWLVRQGIAVAPFKPQNMALNSAVTAQGGEIGRAQAVQAQAANLAPHTDMNPVLLKPNSDTGSQVIIHGRAVTSMNAVAYHDYKAIAMQAVLASHTRLSAAYPVVMVEGAGSPAEINLRANDIANMGFAEAVDCPVLLIADINRGGVFAHLVGTLELLSPTEQARVKGFIINRFRGDIALLQPGLDWLEARTGKPVVGVLPYVMDLHLEAEDGIDQRQIDKAAQVLKVVVPVLPRISNHTDFDPLRLHPQVDLQFVGPGQAIPPADLIILPGSKSVRSDLAYLRANGWDTAVARHLRYGGKVLGICGGLQMLGEQVHDPLGLEGPAGSSEGLGLLAFITTLEEEKQLRNVRGHLLLEDAEVSGYEIHAGVTCGEALANAAVRLDDGRSDGAQSADGQILGTYLHGLFESPAACSALLRWAGLQDVQEVDYHALRERDIERLADLVENHLDTALLRKLCGF, encoded by the coding sequence ATGAGTACGCTGATGGTGCAAGGCACCACCTCCGACGCCGGCAAAAGTACCCTGGTGACCGCGCTGTGCCGCTGGCTGGTGCGCCAGGGCATCGCGGTGGCGCCGTTCAAGCCGCAGAACATGGCGCTCAACAGTGCCGTCACGGCCCAAGGCGGCGAAATCGGCCGCGCCCAGGCGGTGCAAGCCCAGGCCGCCAACCTCGCGCCGCACACCGACATGAACCCGGTGCTGCTCAAACCCAACAGTGACACCGGCTCCCAAGTGATCATCCATGGTCGCGCCGTGACCAGCATGAACGCCGTGGCCTATCACGACTACAAAGCCATCGCGATGCAGGCGGTGCTGGCCTCCCACACACGCCTGAGCGCGGCCTACCCGGTGGTGATGGTGGAAGGCGCCGGGTCGCCTGCCGAGATCAATCTGCGCGCCAATGACATTGCCAATATGGGCTTTGCCGAAGCGGTGGATTGCCCGGTGCTGCTGATTGCCGACATCAATCGCGGCGGCGTATTCGCCCATTTGGTCGGTACTCTGGAATTGCTTTCGCCGACTGAACAGGCGCGGGTCAAAGGCTTTATCATCAACCGGTTTCGCGGCGATATAGCCTTGCTGCAGCCTGGCCTGGACTGGCTGGAAGCGCGCACCGGCAAGCCAGTGGTGGGCGTGCTGCCTTATGTGATGGACTTGCACCTGGAAGCCGAAGACGGCATCGACCAGCGCCAGATCGACAAGGCCGCGCAAGTGCTCAAGGTGGTGGTGCCGGTGTTGCCGCGTATCAGCAACCATACGGACTTTGACCCGCTGCGCCTGCATCCCCAGGTGGATTTGCAGTTTGTCGGGCCGGGCCAGGCGATTCCGCCTGCCGACCTGATTATCCTGCCGGGCTCCAAAAGCGTGCGCAGTGACCTGGCCTATCTGCGTGCCAACGGCTGGGACACTGCCGTGGCTCGGCACTTGCGTTATGGCGGCAAAGTGCTGGGGATTTGCGGCGGCTTGCAAATGCTCGGCGAGCAAGTGCATGACCCGCTCGGGCTGGAAGGTCCGGCTGGTTCCAGTGAAGGCTTGGGGCTGCTGGCGTTCATTACGACGCTGGAGGAAGAGAAGCAGCTGCGCAATGTGCGTGGGCACTTGTTGCTGGAAGATGCCGAGGTCAGTGGCTATGAGATTCACGCCGGGGTGACTTGCGGTGAAGCGCTGGCAAACGCCGCCGTGCGGCTGGATGATGGCCGCAGTGACGGCGCGCAGAGTGCTGACGGGCAGATTCTCGGCACCTACCTGCACGGTCTGTTCGAAAGCCCCGCCGCGTGCAGCGCCTTGTTGCGCTGGGCTGGGTTGCAGGACGTACAGGAGGTGGATTACCACGCCTTGCGCGAGCGCGATATCGAGCGTTTGGCGGACCTGGTGGAGAACCACCTGGATACCGCGTTGTTGCGCAAGCTATGCGGGTTTTAA
- the cobU gene encoding bifunctional adenosylcobinamide kinase/adenosylcobinamide-phosphate guanylyltransferase — MHQLILGGARSGKSRLAEKLASDSTLPVIYIATSQPLDGEMSARVAHHRERRPDHWGLIEEPIELARVLRENAAAGRCLLVDCLTLWLTNLLMLEDPARLALERDQLLHTLAALPGEIIFVSNETGMGVVPLGELTRRYVDEAGWLHQALAERCQRVVLTVAGLPLTLKGTAL; from the coding sequence ATGCATCAACTAATCCTCGGCGGCGCCCGCTCCGGCAAAAGTCGCCTGGCCGAAAAGCTCGCCAGCGACAGCACCTTGCCCGTCATCTACATCGCCACCAGCCAGCCGCTGGATGGCGAGATGAGCGCACGTGTCGCGCATCACCGCGAGCGTCGTCCGGACCACTGGGGGCTGATTGAAGAACCGATCGAACTGGCCCGCGTACTGCGCGAAAACGCCGCCGCCGGGCGTTGCCTGCTGGTGGACTGCCTGACCCTGTGGCTCACCAACCTGCTGATGCTCGAAGACCCGGCGCGCCTGGCGCTGGAGCGTGATCAATTGCTGCACACCCTGGCTGCACTGCCGGGTGAAATCATTTTTGTCAGCAACGAGACCGGAATGGGTGTCGTGCCGCTGGGCGAATTGACTCGCCGCTATGTGGATGAAGCCGGTTGGCTGCATCAAGCCTTGGCCGAGCGGTGTCAGCGTGTTGTCCTGACGGTTGCCGGCCTGCCCCTGACTTTGAAAGGTACTGCGTTATGA
- the cobT gene encoding nicotinate-nucleotide--dimethylbenzimidazole phosphoribosyltransferase translates to MTDTWWLNPCKAVDTAAHEQALARQQQLTKPAGSLGQLEAVAVQLAGLQGQVKPLVDQVWIAIFAGDHGVVAEGVSAFPQEVTGQMLHNFVTGGAAISVLARQLDAQLEVVDLGTVTPSLNLPGVRHLNIGAGTANFVNGPAMTEAQGRLALQAGRDSARRALENGAQLFIGGEMGIGNTTAASALACALLDCKVSDLTGPGTGLNAQGVSHKVAVIERALALHAGQRNDALHTLFNLGGFEIAALVGAYLACAQEGIVVLVDGFICTVAALVATRLNPACREWLVFGHGGAEPGHRHVLQHLNAEPLLQLGLRLGEGSGAALAVPLLRLACALHGQMATFAEAAVADRPA, encoded by the coding sequence ATGACTGACACCTGGTGGCTCAACCCCTGCAAGGCCGTCGACACGGCGGCGCACGAACAAGCGCTGGCACGCCAACAGCAGCTGACCAAACCGGCCGGCTCGCTCGGCCAATTGGAAGCGGTGGCGGTGCAACTGGCCGGCCTGCAAGGCCAGGTCAAACCGTTGGTGGACCAAGTGTGGATCGCTATTTTTGCCGGTGACCATGGCGTCGTCGCAGAAGGCGTGTCGGCCTTTCCCCAGGAAGTGACCGGGCAAATGCTGCACAACTTCGTTACCGGCGGCGCCGCCATCAGTGTGTTGGCGCGCCAGCTGGATGCGCAGCTGGAGGTGGTCGACCTCGGTACGGTGACGCCGTCCCTGAATCTGCCCGGTGTACGTCACCTGAATATTGGTGCGGGCACGGCGAACTTCGTCAATGGCCCGGCCATGACTGAAGCTCAAGGCCGCCTGGCGCTGCAAGCCGGTCGCGATAGCGCGCGTCGTGCATTGGAAAACGGCGCCCAGCTGTTTATCGGCGGTGAGATGGGCATCGGCAATACCACCGCCGCCAGCGCCTTGGCGTGCGCGTTGCTCGATTGCAAGGTCAGCGACCTCACAGGCCCGGGCACCGGTTTGAACGCCCAGGGCGTCAGCCACAAAGTGGCAGTTATCGAGCGCGCACTGGCGCTGCATGCCGGGCAGCGCAACGACGCACTGCACACCCTGTTCAACCTCGGCGGGTTTGAAATCGCCGCGCTGGTCGGTGCCTATCTGGCCTGCGCGCAAGAAGGCATCGTCGTACTGGTGGATGGGTTTATCTGCACCGTCGCCGCACTGGTCGCCACGCGCCTGAACCCGGCCTGCCGTGAATGGCTGGTGTTCGGCCACGGTGGCGCCGAGCCGGGCCATCGTCACGTCCTGCAACACCTTAACGCCGAACCCTTGCTGCAACTCGGCCTGCGCCTGGGCGAGGGCAGTGGTGCGGCGCTGGCAGTGCCGTTGCTGCGCCTGGCGTGTGCGCTGCACGGGCAAATGGCGACATTTGCCGAAGCGGCCGTGGCAGACCGCCCGGCATGA
- the cobC gene encoding alpha-ribazole phosphatase family protein, with protein MTLHLDLLRHGETELGGGLRGSLDDALTDKGWAQMRAAVAEQGPWDRVISSPLQRCALFAQELGARLDVPVSLEKDLQELHFGAWEGHSAAALMETDAEGLGLFWADPYNFTPPEGEPVSDFSRRVLGAISRLHQAYAGERVLLISHGGVMRLLLAQARGLPREQLLNVEVGHGGLFSLRVSADGVLKEGT; from the coding sequence ATGACCTTGCACCTGGACCTGTTGCGCCACGGCGAAACCGAGCTGGGTGGCGGCCTGCGCGGCAGCCTCGACGACGCGCTCACCGACAAGGGTTGGGCACAGATGCGCGCCGCCGTTGCAGAGCAGGGGCCTTGGGACCGCGTGATCAGTTCGCCGTTGCAGCGTTGCGCGCTATTCGCCCAAGAGCTGGGCGCACGCCTCGATGTGCCGGTGAGCCTGGAAAAAGATCTGCAGGAATTGCACTTCGGCGCCTGGGAAGGGCATAGCGCAGCAGCGCTGATGGAAACCGACGCTGAAGGGCTCGGCCTGTTCTGGGCTGATCCGTACAACTTCACACCACCCGAGGGCGAGCCGGTCAGCGACTTTTCCCGCCGTGTGCTGGGCGCCATCTCACGTTTGCATCAGGCCTATGCCGGTGAGCGCGTGTTGCTGATCAGTCACGGTGGCGTGATGCGTCTGCTACTGGCGCAGGCGCGCGGTTTGCCGCGCGAGCAGTTATTGAATGTCGAAGTTGGCCATGGCGGGCTGTTCAGCCTGCGCGTGTCTGCCGATGGTGTGTTGAAGGAAGGAACCTGA
- a CDS encoding adenosylcobinamide-GDP ribazoletransferase codes for MLPFWIALQFLSSLPIRLPGMPQPQELGRSLLFYPVVGLLFGVLLWALNSVLMGAPLLLHAALLLTAWVLLSGGLHLDGLADSADAWLGGFGDRERTLTIMKDPRSGPIAVVTLGLVLLLKFTALVALIEKHNGAALILAPLIGRASMLALFLTTRYVRAGGLGQALSDYLPRVVGQQVLILSGLACILIGGFSGGIAVLLAALCFIGLRQLMVNRLGGTTGDTAGALLELLEVAVLVGLAL; via the coding sequence ATGCTGCCGTTCTGGATTGCCCTGCAATTTCTCAGCAGCCTGCCGATTCGTTTGCCGGGCATGCCGCAGCCTCAAGAGCTTGGGCGTTCGCTGCTGTTTTATCCCGTGGTCGGGCTGTTGTTCGGCGTGCTGTTATGGGCGCTGAACAGCGTATTGATGGGCGCGCCGTTGTTGCTGCATGCCGCCTTATTGCTGACGGCGTGGGTGTTGCTGAGCGGTGGCTTGCACCTGGACGGCCTGGCGGACAGCGCCGATGCCTGGCTCGGTGGTTTCGGCGACCGCGAGCGCACCCTGACCATCATGAAAGACCCGCGCAGCGGGCCGATTGCGGTGGTCACCCTGGGCTTGGTGCTGTTGCTCAAGTTCACCGCGCTGGTGGCGTTGATCGAGAAACATAATGGTGCGGCGTTGATCCTGGCGCCGCTGATCGGGCGGGCATCGATGTTGGCGCTGTTCCTTACCACACGCTATGTGCGCGCTGGGGGGTTGGGCCAGGCGCTGTCAGACTATTTGCCGCGCGTTGTCGGCCAACAGGTGTTGATCCTCAGTGGCCTGGCCTGCATCCTGATCGGCGGTTTCAGTGGCGGCATTGCGGTTCTGTTGGCGGCACTGTGTTTTATCGGCCTGCGCCAATTGATGGTCAACCGGCTCGGTGGCACGACGGGCGACACTGCGGGCGCGCTCCTGGAGCTGCTGGAAGTCGCGGTGTTGGTCGGTTTGGCGCTGTAA